A window of the Zeugodacus cucurbitae isolate PBARC_wt_2022May chromosome 2, idZeuCucr1.2, whole genome shotgun sequence genome harbors these coding sequences:
- the LOC105218798 gene encoding vacuolar-sorting protein SNF8, translated as MRRRAGLGAIQQQQLAAEKYKDKGTDIQESQFEQMSKQMEVFRLKLEEFAVKHKTDIRKNSQFRKQFQEMCAAIGVDPLATGKGFWSVLGMGDFYYELSVQVVEVCLAANHKTGGLMELNELRKRLIAARGQSAVHQEITNEDILMAAKKLSIFGNGFVVYKVGKGKYMVQSIPGELSLDETKILTAASNTEKGYVTLKMLTEQLGWSEFRAKQSLDKAVSEGLCWVDEQDEENNWLSYWFPSLFPGRYAQPI; from the exons ATGCGTCGACGAGCTGGGCTAGGAGCTatccaacaacagcaattggcTGCTGAGAAATATAAAGACAAAGGTACTGACATACAGGAATCACAATTCGAACAAATGTCCAAACAAATGGAAGTTTTTCGTTTAAAACTGGAAGAATTTGCTGTAAAACACAAGACAGACATTCGAAAGAACTCCCAGTTTCGTAAACAATTCCAGGAAATGTGCGCTGCAATTGGTGTAGATCCTCTAGCTACTGGTAAAGGTTTTTGGAGTGTACTTGGAATGGGCGACTTTTATTACGAATTAAGCGTACAGGTCGTGGAGGTGTGTTTGGCAGCAAATCATAAAACCg GTGGATTGATGGAATTAAATGAATTGCGTAAGCGTCTTATAGCTGCTCGAGGACAGAGTGCAGTACATCAAGAGATCACGAACGAAGACATTTTGATGGCTGcgaaaaaattaagtatatttgGAAACGG ATTTGTTGTATATAAAGTGGGCAAGGGGAAATACATGGTGCAATCAATACCAGGAGAACTGAGTTtggatgaaactaaaatactgACAGCTGCTTCCAATACAGAAAAGGGCTATGTAACACTGAAAATGCTTACGGAACAACTGGG aTGGAGCGAATTCCGTGCCAAGCAATCGTTGGATAAAGCAGTAAGTGAAGGTTTATGTTGGGTAGACGAGCAAGATGAGGAAAATAACTGGTTGAGTTACTGGTTTCCAAGTTTATTTCCCGGACGTTATGCACAgcctatttaa
- the LOC105218799 gene encoding uncharacterized protein LOC105218799: MKINFYKVPLMLLLISVATTAFVISGDGQPNCTTQEEINTRMFRNYWDPTSYWVCEELNELAVLERCPVEMAYQDNLKECVSWDDWQWEPPILPLTNIEQL, translated from the exons ATGAAAATCAATTTCTATAAAG TACCGCTCATGCTCCTACTGATCTCAGTTGCCACAACAGCATTTGTAATCAGTGGAGATGGACAACCAAACTGCACCACTCAAGAAGAAATTAATACTCGAATGTTTCGAAACTATTGGGACCCAACTTCCTATTGGGTATGTGAAGAACTAAACGAGCTAGCTGTTTTAGAAAGATGTCCCGTAGAAATGGCTTATCAAGACAACCTCAAGGAATGCGTTAGTTGGGATGACTGGCAATGGGAGCCACCAATACTTCCTTTGACTAATATTGAACAATTGTAG